The following are encoded together in the Candidatus Liberimonas magnetica genome:
- a CDS encoding TraR/DksA family transcriptional regulator, with product MNQTELKKLRKLLLEKRDDLTQVVKSKKERDLQDVEIGDEIDSASQSVEKEILFELTDNEKVMLDNIESALSRIEKGTFGKCESCGQKIAIPRLEALPWVRYCISCQAKTEKA from the coding sequence ATGAACCAGACAGAGCTGAAAAAGCTAAGGAAATTATTACTTGAAAAAAGAGATGACCTGACTCAGGTCGTAAAAAGCAAAAAGGAAAGAGACCTGCAGGACGTAGAAATCGGAGATGAAATAGACAGCGCATCTCAATCCGTGGAGAAAGAAATACTTTTTGAGTTGACAGACAATGAAAAGGTGATGCTCGACAACATTGAATCAGCCCTAAGCCGTATTGAGAAGGGAACCTTTGGGAAATGCGAGTCCTGTGGGCAGAAAATAGCGATACCGAGGCTTGAAGCACTTCCGTGGGTCAGATATTGCATAAGCTGTCAGGCAAAAACGGAAAAGGCGTAA